One Rosa chinensis cultivar Old Blush chromosome 3, RchiOBHm-V2, whole genome shotgun sequence DNA window includes the following coding sequences:
- the LOC112192581 gene encoding protein FAR1-RELATED SEQUENCE 4-like: MANAVKIVFPNACHRLCTWHIAKNASKRIGSYLGNPEFKKQFNHCLHGCTTEIEFQVSWDDLISRYNVGGNTWLAKLYSLREKWCPAFSRDIFSAKIRSTQRSESTNNVFHQISTNTMELIEFVHHYEKKIEEMRLAELEDDYRCKNGAPRPKVWSKMLRSAAKVFDTNNITSLPTQYALKRWTKEAKKGIVVSNDTGGGTSENSKSARVLRLSELMHEGNIVYDIASLTSSGTKIVKDLLTEAMKHLEKDKDTLCVLENLKKYGDESESGNPGNEPPVLNPPSAKTKGMKNARIKDVRETNQRKNITKEQENKENDESYDPKAPNDVSACSQHFGVPNTPFHNQVSLMQCEEEHSVRIEDMFGTNFD; this comes from the exons ATGGCAAATGCAGTTAAAATAGTGTTTCCAAATGCATGTCATCGATTGTGCACTTGGCATATTGCCAAGAATGCTAGCAAGAGAATTGGCAGTTATCTTGGAAATCCTGAGTTCAAGAAACAGTTTAATCATTGTTTACATGGGTGCACTactgaaattgaatttcaagtttcatgggatgacCTGATTAGTAGATATAATGTTGGAGGTAATACTTGGCTCGCAAAGTTGTATTCACTTAGAGAGAAGTGGTGCCCAGCATTTAGTAGGGACATTTTTTCAGCAAAGATTAGATCGACTCAAAGGAGTGAAAGTACAAACAATGTGTTCCATCAAATCTCTACAAACACAATGGAGCTCATTGAATTTGTTCATCACTATGAGAAAAAGATAGAAGAGATGCGTTTAGCAGAGTTGGAAGATGACTACCGTTGCAAAAATGGTGCACCACGTCCAAAAGTATGGAGTAAAATGTTAAGAAGTGCAGCCAAG GTGTTTGATACTAATAATATCACTAGTTTACCGACTCAGTATGCATTGAAGAGGTGGActaaagaagcaaagaaagggATTGTGGTGAGCAATGATACAGGTGGAGGAACAAGTGAGAATTCAAAGTCTGCTAGAGTATTGCGCCTTAGCGAATTGATGCATGAAGGAAATATTGTGTATGACATAGCCTCACTAACTAGTTCAGGTACTAAAATTGTCAAGGACCTGTTAACAGAGGCAATGAAGCACCTTGAAAAAGACAAGGACACCCTGTGcgtgttggaaaatttgaagaaatATGGTGACGAGTCCGAGTCTGGCAATCCTGGTAATGAGCCACCAGTTTTGAATCCACCAAGTGCAAAGACCAAAGGAATGAAAAATGCTAGAATCAAAGATGTGAGGGAGACAAACCAACGAAAGAACATAACAAAAG aacaagaaaacaaagaaaacgatGAGTCTTATGATCCAAAAGCTCCAAATGATGTGTCTGCATGTAGTCAACACTTTGGTGTACCTAACACCCCATTTCATAATCAG GTTTCCTTGATGCAGTGCGAAGAGGAGCATTCTGTGAGAATTGAAGACATGTTTGGAACTAATTTTGATTGa